In Rosa chinensis cultivar Old Blush chromosome 1, RchiOBHm-V2, whole genome shotgun sequence, a genomic segment contains:
- the LOC112178308 gene encoding 4-hydroxy-tetrahydrodipicolinate synthase, chloroplastic, with the protein MASLQSCSSVCLRESALLLPRRNVNDSYKSRTVKWRSPRGAVLPNFHLPMRSFEIKNRTSTEEIKSLRLITAIKTPYLPDGRFDLEAYDALVNTQIEHGAEGVIVGGTTGEGQLMSWDEHIMLIGHTINCYGGSIKVIGNTGSNSTREAVHATEQGFAVGMHAALHINPYYGKTSLEGLVKHFERVLSMGPTIIYNVPSRTGQDIPHQVINTLAQNANLAGVKECVGNDRIIEHIDKGIVVWSGNDDECHDSRWNHGATGVISVTSNLVPGLMRDLMFGGKNPSLNAKLMPLIEWLFQEPNPIGLNTALAQLGVVRPVFRLPYVPLPYEKRVDFVNLVKQIGREHFVGEKGVQVLDDDDFTYLDRY; encoded by the exons ATGGCGAGTTTGCAGAGCTGCAGCAGCGTGTGCCTGAGAGAGTCGGCTCTCTTGCTTCCGCGTCGCAATGTTAACGATAGCTACAAGAG TAGGACGGTAAAATGGAGGAGTCCACGAGGAGCTGTGCTGCCCAATTTTCACCTTCCGATGCGTAGTTTCGAAATTAAAAACAG GACATCTACAGAGGAGATAAAGTCACTTAGACTGATAACAGCCATCAAAACGCCATATCTACCGGATGGCAGATTTGATCTTGAAGCGTATGATGCATTGGTTAATACGCAGATTGAACATGGAGCTGAAGGTGTGATTGTTGGTGGCACAACGGGTGAAGGTCAGTTGATGAGTTGGGACGAGCACATAATGCTCATAGGCCACACGATCAACTGTTATGGTGGATCAATTAAGGTAATAGGAAACACTGGCAGCAACTCCACAAGGGAAGCAGTTCATGCTACTGAACAAGGGTTTGCAGTTGGGATGCATGCTGCACTGCACATCAATCCTTATTATGGAAAGACCTCCTTGGAGGGATTGGTTAAGCACTTCGAAAGGGTCTTATCTATGGGACCCACTATCATATACAATGTGCCATCACGAACTGGCCAAGATATCCCCCACCAGGTGATTAACACGTTGGCACAGAATGCCAACTTGGCGGGTGTCAAGGAGTGCGTTGGAAATGATCGGATTATAGAGCACATTGACAAGGGAATTGTGGTTTGGAGTGGGAATGATGATGAGTGCCATGATTCAAGGTGGAACCACGGAGCTACTGGAGTCATATCTGTTACTAGTAATTTGGTTCCGGGTTTAATGCGAGACCTCATGTTTGGGGGGAAGAACCCTTCTCTTAATGCAAAGCTCATGCCTCTGATTGAGTGGCTTTTTCAGGAGCCAAACCCCATTGGCCTAAATACAGCACTTGCCCAACTTGGTGTCGTGAGACCAGTCTTCAGGCTGCCATATGTACCTCTTCCTTACGAAAAGAGAGTAGATTTTGTCAACCTGGTTAAGCAAATTGGGCGCGAGCATTTTGTTGGAGAAAAGGGTGTTCAAGTTCTTGATGATGATGACTTCACTTATTTGGATCGATATTAG
- the LOC112178293 gene encoding myosin-9 isoform X3, with protein MSDVGESEPAPLKPNGPVLSEESMSPMQFTTSAAAKIASQPLPSYDPSVWGVLTAISSNARKRPQGINMLLTSIEHQIGRCVADKRFQIESTAISANHCKIYRKKVDEDAKSASIFLKDTSTNGTYLNWEKLTKVGPEVEVRHGDIISLAAPPQHGVAFAFVFREVVSNASTAGAFAKRKADEFAGENKRLKGIGIGAPEGPISLDDFRSLQRSNTELRKQLESQVITIDRLRSDNRLAVEHHENEKRELKESVAKPYLDQLKELHHIVEVKQKEVVEINKICAEQRYALEDLNERLTASVQSCTEANEIMNTQKASLAELKAQLDEERDQRREEREKAAVDLKAAVHKAQSDAQEELKQYSDAATRREREQQEVINKLQESERETCLLIENLRTKLEDTRKKLVVSENKNRQLDTQVCEEQSTSDSRKKRVEELEHEMKGLRKELESEKQAAREEAWAKVSALELEMNSAMQDLDFERRKLKAARERIMLRETQLRAFYSTTEEISVLFAKQQEQLKSMQRTLEDEENYDNTSVDFDLNVIGDTTGTEGRDDKVIRYRRNNTARAGSATTPQRSNGNQIGTSSEEVSVTEKHDCDIRSEQGPVMEGDGIGTEHVPETEGIDTEHVPETESPGMNGDENIDLNKIATMEGDTMQIDEEGHVQGNDEKVAMIFQQRHSQSNTIRTADLIASETIGSWACSTAPSVHGENGSPRSRDNEEGAAAPHDPIDRVAESQSTPSSETAATRRNRERQALSEMIGIVAPDLKEQFGNVDDSYDNERRKQASTSDSDTESCTNSEDNNKVEAAEGDSISDSETEGSDRVDNAMDEDGVDTEEDSVG; from the exons ATGTCCGACGTCGGCGAAAGCGAGCCCGCTCCGCTAAAGCCCAATGGGCCTGTGCTCTCCGAGGAGTCCATGTCCCCCATGCAGTTCACCACCTCCGCCGCCGCCAAAATCGCCTCCCAGCCTCTCCCCTCCTACGACCCCTCCGTCTGGGGCGTCCTCACCGCCATCTCCTCCAACGCCCGCAAACGCCCCCAG GGCATAAATATGCTATTGACTTCCATTGAGCATCAAATTGGACGATGCGTAGCCGATAAGCGGTTCCAGATTGAGTCGACTGCCATTAGTGCAAATCACTGCAAGATATATAGGAAGAAGGTTGATGAAGATGCCAAGTCTGCATCAATCTTCCTCAAGGACACAAG CACGAATGGGACGTATCTCAACTGGGAGAAGCTCACAAAAGTTGGCCCTGAAGTTGAAGTACGTCACGGCGACATTATCTCGCTTGCTGCACCTCCTCAGCATG GTGTTGCATTTGCATTTGTATTTAGAGAAGTTGTCTCCAATGCCAGTACAGCTGGTGCTTTTGCAAAGAGAAAAGCAG ATGAGTTTGCTGGTGAGAACAAGAGACTGAAAGGTATTGGCATTGGGGCTCCTGAGGGTCCAATATCTCTTGATGATTTTCGAAGTCTTCAACGGTCCAACACG GAATTGAGGAAGCAATTAGAAAGTCAAGTCATTACAATTGATAGGTTGCGCAGTGACAATCGTTTGGCTGTTGAGCATCATGAAAAT GAAAAAAGAGAACTGAAAGAATCAGTTGCAAAACCTTACCTTGATCAACTGAAAGAGTTGCATCATATTGTGGAGGTTAAACAGAAGGAGGTGGTAGAGATCAATAAGATATGTGCAGAACAAAGATATGCTCTCGAAGACCTTAATGAAAGGCTTACAGCTTCTGTGCAGTCATGCACTGAAGCAAATGAAATAATGAATAC TCAGAAAGCTTCTCTGGCTGAGCTCAAGGCACAGTTGGATGAAGAGCgagatcagagaagagaagagcgaGAAAAGGCTGCAGTAGATCTAAAAGCAGCAGTACATAAAGCTCAATCAGATGCTCAAGAGGAACTAAAACAATATTCTGATGCTGCCACAagacgagagagagagcaacAAGAAGTAATTAACAAGCTTCAG gaatcagagagagagacgtGTTTACTAATAGAAAACTTGAGAACAAAATTG GAAGACACTAGGAAAAAGTTGGTAGTCTCTGAAAATAAAAATCGCCAGCTAGACACCCAAGTTTGCGAAGAGCAGTCAACCTCTGATAGTCGAAAAAAG AGAGTGGAAGAACTTGAACATGAGATGAAAGGACTGAGGAAAGAGCTTGAGAGTGAAAAG CAGGCGGCTCGAGAAGAAGCATGGGCTAAAGTTTCTGCCCTTGAACTAGAGATGAATTCTGCAATGCAAGATCTTGATTTTGAGAGACGAAAATTGAAGGCTGCTAGAGAAAGAATAATGCTTCG GGAGACACAACTAAGGGCATTTTATTCCACAACTGAGGAGATTTCTGTACTATTTGCTAAACAGCAGGAACAGTTGAAATCGATGCAGAGGACACTGGAAGATGAGGAAAATTATGATAACACATCAGTTGATTTTGACCTCAATGTTATTGGGGATACAACTGGAACTGAAGGCAGAGATGATAAAGTAATCAGGTACCGTAGAAACAACACTGCTAGGGCAGGGTCAGCAACAACACCGCAGAGGTCCAATGGAAATCAAATTGGAACATCTAGTGAAGAAGTCAGTGTTACTGAGAAGCATGACTGTGATATCAGAAGCGAACAAG GACCTGTTATGGAGGGAGATGGCATTGGCACTGAGCATGTTCCTGAAACTGAAGGCATTGACACTGAGCATGTTCCTGAAACGGAGAGCCCTGGAATGAATGGTGACGAAAATATTGATTTGAACAAGATTGCCACTATGGAAGGGGATACAATGCAAATTGATGAGGAAGGCCATGTACAAGGAAATGATGAGAAAGTTGCAATGATTTTTCAGCAGCGTCACTCTCAATCAAACACAATCAGGACAGCAGACCTTATAGCTTCCGAAACTATTGGTAGCTGGGCTTGTAGCACAGCCCCTTCTGTCCATGGAGAAAATGGATCTCCAAGAAGTAGAGACAACGAGGAAGGTGCTGCTGCACCACACGATCCGATTGACAGGGTGGCTGAGAGCCAAAGTACTCCATCTTCTGAGACTGCTGCCACAAGACGGAATCGTGAGCGTCAAGCACTGAGTGAAATGATTGGGATAGTTGCTCCCGACTTAAAAGAACAGTTCGGTAATGTGGACGATAGTTATGATAATGAGAGAAGAAAACAGGCTTCTACATCCGACTCAGATACTGAGAGTTGTACGAACAGTGAAGATAATAACAAAGTTGAAGCTGCCGAAGGTGATTCAATTTCAGACTCAGAGACCGAGGGTAGTGATCGGGTTGATAACGCAATGGACGAAGATGGTGTGGATACAGAAGAAGATTCCGTTGGATAA
- the LOC112178293 gene encoding chromosome partition protein Smc isoform X1 translates to MSDVGESEPAPLKPNGPVLSEESMSPMQFTTSAAAKIASQPLPSYDPSVWGVLTAISSNARKRPQGINMLLTSIEHQIGRCVADKRFQIESTAISANHCKIYRKKVDEDAKSASIFLKDTSTNGTYLNWEKLTKVGPEVEVRHGDIISLAAPPQHGVAFAFVFREVVSNASTAGAFAKRKADEFAGENKRLKGIGIGAPEGPISLDDFRSLQRSNTELRKQLESQVITIDRLRSDNRLAVEHHENEKRELKESVAKPYLDQLKELHHIVEVKQKEVVEINKICAEQRYALEDLNERLTASVQSCTEANEIMNTQKASLAELKAQLDEERDQRREEREKAAVDLKAAVHKAQSDAQEELKQYSDAATRREREQQEVINKLQESERETCLLIENLRTKLEDTRKKLVVSENKNRQLDTQVCEEQSTSDSRKKRVEELEHEMKGLRKELESEKQAAREEAWAKVSALELEMNSAMQDLDFERRKLKAARERIMLRETQLRAFYSTTEEISVLFAKQQEQLKSMQRTLEDEENYDNTSVDFDLNVIGDTTGTEGRDDKVIRYRRNNTARAGSATTPQRSNGNQIGTSSEEVSVTEKHDCDIRSEQGEHTEEAEFTSANHGVKGGFGSDIDGIGTGPVMEGDGIGTEHVPETEGIDTEHVPETESPGMNGDENIDLNKIATMEGDTMQIDEEGHVQGNDEKVAMIFQQRHSQSNTIRTADLIASETIGSWACSTAPSVHGENGSPRSRDNEEGAAAPHDPIDRVAESQSTPSSETAATRRNRERQALSEMIGIVAPDLKEQFGNVDDSYDNERRKQASTSDSDTESCTNSEDNNKVEAAEGDSISDSETEGSDRVDNAMDEDGVDTEEDSVG, encoded by the exons ATGTCCGACGTCGGCGAAAGCGAGCCCGCTCCGCTAAAGCCCAATGGGCCTGTGCTCTCCGAGGAGTCCATGTCCCCCATGCAGTTCACCACCTCCGCCGCCGCCAAAATCGCCTCCCAGCCTCTCCCCTCCTACGACCCCTCCGTCTGGGGCGTCCTCACCGCCATCTCCTCCAACGCCCGCAAACGCCCCCAG GGCATAAATATGCTATTGACTTCCATTGAGCATCAAATTGGACGATGCGTAGCCGATAAGCGGTTCCAGATTGAGTCGACTGCCATTAGTGCAAATCACTGCAAGATATATAGGAAGAAGGTTGATGAAGATGCCAAGTCTGCATCAATCTTCCTCAAGGACACAAG CACGAATGGGACGTATCTCAACTGGGAGAAGCTCACAAAAGTTGGCCCTGAAGTTGAAGTACGTCACGGCGACATTATCTCGCTTGCTGCACCTCCTCAGCATG GTGTTGCATTTGCATTTGTATTTAGAGAAGTTGTCTCCAATGCCAGTACAGCTGGTGCTTTTGCAAAGAGAAAAGCAG ATGAGTTTGCTGGTGAGAACAAGAGACTGAAAGGTATTGGCATTGGGGCTCCTGAGGGTCCAATATCTCTTGATGATTTTCGAAGTCTTCAACGGTCCAACACG GAATTGAGGAAGCAATTAGAAAGTCAAGTCATTACAATTGATAGGTTGCGCAGTGACAATCGTTTGGCTGTTGAGCATCATGAAAAT GAAAAAAGAGAACTGAAAGAATCAGTTGCAAAACCTTACCTTGATCAACTGAAAGAGTTGCATCATATTGTGGAGGTTAAACAGAAGGAGGTGGTAGAGATCAATAAGATATGTGCAGAACAAAGATATGCTCTCGAAGACCTTAATGAAAGGCTTACAGCTTCTGTGCAGTCATGCACTGAAGCAAATGAAATAATGAATAC TCAGAAAGCTTCTCTGGCTGAGCTCAAGGCACAGTTGGATGAAGAGCgagatcagagaagagaagagcgaGAAAAGGCTGCAGTAGATCTAAAAGCAGCAGTACATAAAGCTCAATCAGATGCTCAAGAGGAACTAAAACAATATTCTGATGCTGCCACAagacgagagagagagcaacAAGAAGTAATTAACAAGCTTCAG gaatcagagagagagacgtGTTTACTAATAGAAAACTTGAGAACAAAATTG GAAGACACTAGGAAAAAGTTGGTAGTCTCTGAAAATAAAAATCGCCAGCTAGACACCCAAGTTTGCGAAGAGCAGTCAACCTCTGATAGTCGAAAAAAG AGAGTGGAAGAACTTGAACATGAGATGAAAGGACTGAGGAAAGAGCTTGAGAGTGAAAAG CAGGCGGCTCGAGAAGAAGCATGGGCTAAAGTTTCTGCCCTTGAACTAGAGATGAATTCTGCAATGCAAGATCTTGATTTTGAGAGACGAAAATTGAAGGCTGCTAGAGAAAGAATAATGCTTCG GGAGACACAACTAAGGGCATTTTATTCCACAACTGAGGAGATTTCTGTACTATTTGCTAAACAGCAGGAACAGTTGAAATCGATGCAGAGGACACTGGAAGATGAGGAAAATTATGATAACACATCAGTTGATTTTGACCTCAATGTTATTGGGGATACAACTGGAACTGAAGGCAGAGATGATAAAGTAATCAGGTACCGTAGAAACAACACTGCTAGGGCAGGGTCAGCAACAACACCGCAGAGGTCCAATGGAAATCAAATTGGAACATCTAGTGAAGAAGTCAGTGTTACTGAGAAGCATGACTGTGATATCAGAAGCGAACAAGGTGAACATACCGAAGAGGCAGAATTCACTAGTGCAAACCATGGTGTCAAGGGTGGctttggttctgacattgatgGTATTGGTACAGGACCTGTTATGGAGGGAGATGGCATTGGCACTGAGCATGTTCCTGAAACTGAAGGCATTGACACTGAGCATGTTCCTGAAACGGAGAGCCCTGGAATGAATGGTGACGAAAATATTGATTTGAACAAGATTGCCACTATGGAAGGGGATACAATGCAAATTGATGAGGAAGGCCATGTACAAGGAAATGATGAGAAAGTTGCAATGATTTTTCAGCAGCGTCACTCTCAATCAAACACAATCAGGACAGCAGACCTTATAGCTTCCGAAACTATTGGTAGCTGGGCTTGTAGCACAGCCCCTTCTGTCCATGGAGAAAATGGATCTCCAAGAAGTAGAGACAACGAGGAAGGTGCTGCTGCACCACACGATCCGATTGACAGGGTGGCTGAGAGCCAAAGTACTCCATCTTCTGAGACTGCTGCCACAAGACGGAATCGTGAGCGTCAAGCACTGAGTGAAATGATTGGGATAGTTGCTCCCGACTTAAAAGAACAGTTCGGTAATGTGGACGATAGTTATGATAATGAGAGAAGAAAACAGGCTTCTACATCCGACTCAGATACTGAGAGTTGTACGAACAGTGAAGATAATAACAAAGTTGAAGCTGCCGAAGGTGATTCAATTTCAGACTCAGAGACCGAGGGTAGTGATCGGGTTGATAACGCAATGGACGAAGATGGTGTGGATACAGAAGAAGATTCCGTTGGATAA
- the LOC112178293 gene encoding myosin-11 isoform X2, with the protein MSDVGESEPAPLKPNGPVLSEESMSPMQFTTSAAAKIASQPLPSYDPSVWGVLTAISSNARKRPQGINMLLTSIEHQIGRCVADKRFQIESTAISANHCKIYRKKVDEDAKSASIFLKDTSTNGTYLNWEKLTKVGPEVEVRHGDIISLAAPPQHGVAFAFVFREVVSNASTAGAFAKRKADEFAGENKRLKGIGIGAPEGPISLDDFRSLQRSNTELRKQLESQVITIDRLRSDNRLAVEHHENEKRELKESVAKPYLDQLKELHHIVEVKQKEVVEINKICAEQRYALEDLNERLTASVQSCTEANEIMNTQKASLAELKAQLDEERDQRREEREKAAVDLKAAVHKAQSDAQEELKQYSDAATRREREQQEVINKLQESERETCLLIENLRTKLEDTRKKLVVSENKNRQLDTQVCEEQSTSDSRKKRVEELEHEMKGLRKELESEKAAREEAWAKVSALELEMNSAMQDLDFERRKLKAARERIMLRETQLRAFYSTTEEISVLFAKQQEQLKSMQRTLEDEENYDNTSVDFDLNVIGDTTGTEGRDDKVIRYRRNNTARAGSATTPQRSNGNQIGTSSEEVSVTEKHDCDIRSEQGEHTEEAEFTSANHGVKGGFGSDIDGIGTGPVMEGDGIGTEHVPETEGIDTEHVPETESPGMNGDENIDLNKIATMEGDTMQIDEEGHVQGNDEKVAMIFQQRHSQSNTIRTADLIASETIGSWACSTAPSVHGENGSPRSRDNEEGAAAPHDPIDRVAESQSTPSSETAATRRNRERQALSEMIGIVAPDLKEQFGNVDDSYDNERRKQASTSDSDTESCTNSEDNNKVEAAEGDSISDSETEGSDRVDNAMDEDGVDTEEDSVG; encoded by the exons ATGTCCGACGTCGGCGAAAGCGAGCCCGCTCCGCTAAAGCCCAATGGGCCTGTGCTCTCCGAGGAGTCCATGTCCCCCATGCAGTTCACCACCTCCGCCGCCGCCAAAATCGCCTCCCAGCCTCTCCCCTCCTACGACCCCTCCGTCTGGGGCGTCCTCACCGCCATCTCCTCCAACGCCCGCAAACGCCCCCAG GGCATAAATATGCTATTGACTTCCATTGAGCATCAAATTGGACGATGCGTAGCCGATAAGCGGTTCCAGATTGAGTCGACTGCCATTAGTGCAAATCACTGCAAGATATATAGGAAGAAGGTTGATGAAGATGCCAAGTCTGCATCAATCTTCCTCAAGGACACAAG CACGAATGGGACGTATCTCAACTGGGAGAAGCTCACAAAAGTTGGCCCTGAAGTTGAAGTACGTCACGGCGACATTATCTCGCTTGCTGCACCTCCTCAGCATG GTGTTGCATTTGCATTTGTATTTAGAGAAGTTGTCTCCAATGCCAGTACAGCTGGTGCTTTTGCAAAGAGAAAAGCAG ATGAGTTTGCTGGTGAGAACAAGAGACTGAAAGGTATTGGCATTGGGGCTCCTGAGGGTCCAATATCTCTTGATGATTTTCGAAGTCTTCAACGGTCCAACACG GAATTGAGGAAGCAATTAGAAAGTCAAGTCATTACAATTGATAGGTTGCGCAGTGACAATCGTTTGGCTGTTGAGCATCATGAAAAT GAAAAAAGAGAACTGAAAGAATCAGTTGCAAAACCTTACCTTGATCAACTGAAAGAGTTGCATCATATTGTGGAGGTTAAACAGAAGGAGGTGGTAGAGATCAATAAGATATGTGCAGAACAAAGATATGCTCTCGAAGACCTTAATGAAAGGCTTACAGCTTCTGTGCAGTCATGCACTGAAGCAAATGAAATAATGAATAC TCAGAAAGCTTCTCTGGCTGAGCTCAAGGCACAGTTGGATGAAGAGCgagatcagagaagagaagagcgaGAAAAGGCTGCAGTAGATCTAAAAGCAGCAGTACATAAAGCTCAATCAGATGCTCAAGAGGAACTAAAACAATATTCTGATGCTGCCACAagacgagagagagagcaacAAGAAGTAATTAACAAGCTTCAG gaatcagagagagagacgtGTTTACTAATAGAAAACTTGAGAACAAAATTG GAAGACACTAGGAAAAAGTTGGTAGTCTCTGAAAATAAAAATCGCCAGCTAGACACCCAAGTTTGCGAAGAGCAGTCAACCTCTGATAGTCGAAAAAAG AGAGTGGAAGAACTTGAACATGAGATGAAAGGACTGAGGAAAGAGCTTGAGAGTGAAAAG GCGGCTCGAGAAGAAGCATGGGCTAAAGTTTCTGCCCTTGAACTAGAGATGAATTCTGCAATGCAAGATCTTGATTTTGAGAGACGAAAATTGAAGGCTGCTAGAGAAAGAATAATGCTTCG GGAGACACAACTAAGGGCATTTTATTCCACAACTGAGGAGATTTCTGTACTATTTGCTAAACAGCAGGAACAGTTGAAATCGATGCAGAGGACACTGGAAGATGAGGAAAATTATGATAACACATCAGTTGATTTTGACCTCAATGTTATTGGGGATACAACTGGAACTGAAGGCAGAGATGATAAAGTAATCAGGTACCGTAGAAACAACACTGCTAGGGCAGGGTCAGCAACAACACCGCAGAGGTCCAATGGAAATCAAATTGGAACATCTAGTGAAGAAGTCAGTGTTACTGAGAAGCATGACTGTGATATCAGAAGCGAACAAGGTGAACATACCGAAGAGGCAGAATTCACTAGTGCAAACCATGGTGTCAAGGGTGGctttggttctgacattgatgGTATTGGTACAGGACCTGTTATGGAGGGAGATGGCATTGGCACTGAGCATGTTCCTGAAACTGAAGGCATTGACACTGAGCATGTTCCTGAAACGGAGAGCCCTGGAATGAATGGTGACGAAAATATTGATTTGAACAAGATTGCCACTATGGAAGGGGATACAATGCAAATTGATGAGGAAGGCCATGTACAAGGAAATGATGAGAAAGTTGCAATGATTTTTCAGCAGCGTCACTCTCAATCAAACACAATCAGGACAGCAGACCTTATAGCTTCCGAAACTATTGGTAGCTGGGCTTGTAGCACAGCCCCTTCTGTCCATGGAGAAAATGGATCTCCAAGAAGTAGAGACAACGAGGAAGGTGCTGCTGCACCACACGATCCGATTGACAGGGTGGCTGAGAGCCAAAGTACTCCATCTTCTGAGACTGCTGCCACAAGACGGAATCGTGAGCGTCAAGCACTGAGTGAAATGATTGGGATAGTTGCTCCCGACTTAAAAGAACAGTTCGGTAATGTGGACGATAGTTATGATAATGAGAGAAGAAAACAGGCTTCTACATCCGACTCAGATACTGAGAGTTGTACGAACAGTGAAGATAATAACAAAGTTGAAGCTGCCGAAGGTGATTCAATTTCAGACTCAGAGACCGAGGGTAGTGATCGGGTTGATAACGCAATGGACGAAGATGGTGTGGATACAGAAGAAGATTCCGTTGGATAA
- the LOC112178319 gene encoding peptidyl-prolyl cis-trans isomerase CYP18-1, with product MSVTLHTNLGDIKCEVFCDEVPKTAENFLALCASGYYDGTIFHRNIKGFMIQGGDPTGTGKGGTSIWGKKFNDEIRESLKHNARGIMSMANSGPNTNGSQFFISYAKQPHLNGLYTVFGKVIHGFEVLDIMEKTQTGAGDRPLAEIRLNRVTIHANPLAG from the exons ATG TCTGTCACTCTTCACACAAATCTCGGGGATATAAAGTGCGAGGTCTTCTGCGACGAGGTCCCTAAAACCGCCGAG AATTTCTTGGCGCTATGTGCGAGCGGTTATTATGATGGGACTATATTTCATAGGAATATCAAGGGTTTCATGATACAAGGTGGAGATCCCACTGGTACGGGCAAGGGAGGGACTAGCATTTGGGGCAAGAAGTTCAATGATGAGATAAGAGAGTCTCTCAAG CACAATGCAAGGGGAATAATGTCAATGGCAAATAGTGGTCCCAATACAAATGGAAGCCAGTTCTTCATTAGCTATGCAAAGCAGCCACATCTCAATGGATTGTACACTGTGTTTGGCAAAGTGATTCATGGGTTTGAGGTTCTTGATATCATGGAAAAG ACTCAAACTGGAGCAGGGGATCGCCCTCTTGCAGAGATCAGGCTTAATCGAGTGACTATACATGCTAATCCTCTTGCTGGTTAG